A genome region from Bacteroides stercoris ATCC 43183 includes the following:
- a CDS encoding DUF4494 domain-containing protein, translating into MAMHTWFECKIRYEKTMENGMNKKVTEPYLVDALSFTEAEARIIEEMTPFISGEFTVSDIKRANYSELFPCEEEAADRWFKCKLVFITLDEKSGAEKKTSTQVLVQAADLRDAVKKLDEGMKGTMADYQIASVAETAIMDVYPYSAEPDDKPEV; encoded by the coding sequence ATGGCAATGCATACATGGTTTGAGTGTAAAATCCGTTATGAAAAAACAATGGAAAACGGAATGAACAAAAAAGTTACCGAACCTTATCTGGTAGATGCACTCAGTTTTACGGAAGCGGAAGCACGTATCATCGAAGAGATGACACCGTTTATTTCAGGAGAATTCACGGTATCGGACATCAAACGTGCCAACTACAGCGAACTGTTTCCATGCGAAGAGGAAGCTGCCGACCGTTGGTTCAAATGCAAGCTGGTTTTCATTACATTGGACGAGAAAAGCGGTGCCGAGAAAAAAACGTCTACCCAGGTATTGGTGCAGGCAGCCGACTTGCGTGATGCGGTAAAGAAGCTGGATGAGGGCATGAAAGGCACAATGGCCGACTACCAAATTGCATCGGTAGCGGAAACCGCCATCATGGATGTATATCCGTACAGCGCAGAACCGGATGATAAGCCGGAAGTATAA
- a CDS encoding master DNA invertase Mpi family serine-type recombinase, giving the protein MAVVAYLRVSTEKQFLENQREEIVRFAERNGMSIDKWYTETVSGSVSSKERKLSGVLDKMRPGDSLIVTEISRLSRTLLEIMTILNSCIKKGVILYSTKEGYVFQNDINSKVLGFAFGLMAEIERNLISMRTKEALARRKQEGKHLGRKKGDMPKMKILAENKKQLLKEQKKGTSCSELARRMGVSRTTMFRFLHHKR; this is encoded by the coding sequence ATGGCAGTAGTAGCTTATTTAAGAGTAAGTACAGAAAAACAGTTTTTGGAAAACCAGCGAGAGGAAATTGTACGCTTCGCAGAAAGGAACGGGATGAGCATTGACAAATGGTATACGGAAACGGTCAGCGGAAGCGTCAGCAGTAAAGAACGTAAGTTGTCGGGGGTGTTGGATAAGATGCGTCCAGGCGATTCTTTGATTGTTACGGAGATATCACGGCTCAGCCGTACGCTGCTTGAGATTATGACTATTCTCAATTCGTGTATAAAAAAGGGGGTGATATTGTATAGCACCAAAGAGGGATACGTTTTTCAGAATGACATTAACAGCAAAGTGCTGGGGTTTGCATTCGGACTGATGGCCGAGATAGAGCGTAATCTGATTTCAATGCGTACTAAAGAGGCGCTGGCCCGTAGAAAGCAGGAAGGAAAGCACTTGGGGCGTAAAAAGGGGGATATGCCTAAGATGAAGATACTTGCGGAGAATAAGAAACAATTGCTTAAAGAGCAGAAGAAAGGAACATCCTGCTCTGAACTCGCCCGGCGGATGGGAGTGTCCAGAACAACCATGTTCCGTTTTCTGCATCATAAAAGATAA
- a CDS encoding DedA family protein, translated as MESSAELIKWVLENLNYWVVTIFMTIESSFIPFPSEVIVPPAAWKAMTDDSMNIFLVVIFATIGADLGALINYYLARWLGRPIVYKFANSRFGHMCLIDEAKVRHAEEYFRKHGAASTFFGRLIPAVRQLISIPAGLAGMKLGSFLLYTTLGAGIWNTILALLGYFIYRFTDIKTTNDVYILATEYSHEIGYIILAVAIFVVGFLIYKGIKQKK; from the coding sequence ATGGAATCATCTGCAGAACTTATCAAATGGGTTTTAGAAAATCTGAATTATTGGGTAGTTACCATCTTCATGACTATCGAAAGTTCATTTATCCCATTTCCATCGGAAGTTATAGTGCCGCCGGCTGCATGGAAAGCGATGACCGATGACAGTATGAATATCTTCCTTGTCGTTATTTTCGCAACCATCGGCGCAGATCTCGGCGCACTCATAAACTACTATCTTGCACGTTGGCTGGGTCGTCCTATTGTCTATAAATTTGCCAACAGCCGTTTCGGGCATATGTGCCTGATTGACGAAGCGAAAGTACGCCATGCCGAAGAGTACTTCAGGAAGCATGGCGCCGCATCCACATTCTTCGGACGTCTTATCCCCGCAGTACGGCAGCTTATCAGTATTCCGGCCGGACTCGCCGGCATGAAATTAGGCTCGTTCCTGCTTTACACAACGCTCGGTGCGGGAATCTGGAACACGATACTGGCGCTGCTCGGCTATTTTATATACCGGTTCACAGACATCAAGACAACCAACGATGTCTATATATTGGCTACGGAATACAGCCACGAAATCGGTTATATCATTCTGGCAGTTGCGATATTCGTTGTAGGTTTCCTGATTTATAAAGGAATAAAACAGAAAAAATAA
- a CDS encoding PhoH family protein: MGAKKNFVIDTNVILHDYNCLKNFQENDIYLPIVVLEELDKFKKGNEQINFNAREFVRELDLITDDNLFTKGAPLGEGLGRLFVVAGSVDSPRVHDSFPERIPDHQILSVVDWLTVKKPNMKSILVTKDVNLRMKARSIGLLCEDYINDKVINVDIFEKSNEVFEGVDPTLIDRIYSSKEGLDISEFDFKDVIHPNECFILKSDRSSVLARYNPFTHSVCRVNKTKNYGIEPRNAEQSFAFEVLNDPNIKLVALTGKAGTGKTLLALAAALGKLTDYKQILLARPIVALSNKDIGFLPGDANEKVAPYMQPLFDNLNVIKHQFASNSSEVKRLEDMQKSDQLVIEALAFIRGRSLSETYCIIDEAQNLTPHEIKTIITRAGEGTKMVFTGDIQQIDQPYLDSQSNGLVYMIDRMRDQNLFAHVNLVKGERSQLSELASNLM; the protein is encoded by the coding sequence ATGGGAGCTAAGAAAAACTTTGTGATTGATACCAATGTTATCCTTCACGATTATAACTGTTTGAAGAATTTTCAAGAGAACGATATTTATCTTCCCATTGTAGTGCTTGAAGAACTCGATAAATTCAAGAAGGGCAACGAGCAGATAAATTTCAATGCCCGTGAGTTTGTCCGTGAGCTCGACTTGATTACCGATGATAACCTTTTTACCAAAGGTGCTCCGCTGGGCGAAGGTCTGGGACGCCTGTTCGTGGTGGCGGGTTCGGTAGATTCGCCCCGCGTGCACGACTCTTTCCCGGAACGTATTCCCGACCATCAGATACTCTCTGTCGTTGACTGGCTGACCGTGAAGAAGCCGAATATGAAATCCATTCTTGTCACCAAGGATGTCAACCTTCGTATGAAAGCGCGCTCTATCGGTCTGCTGTGCGAGGACTATATCAACGACAAGGTCATTAACGTGGATATATTTGAAAAGTCGAACGAAGTGTTCGAAGGGGTTGACCCGACTCTGATAGACCGCATCTATTCCTCTAAGGAAGGGTTGGACATCAGCGAATTCGACTTCAAGGATGTTATTCACCCCAACGAATGTTTTATCCTGAAGAGCGACCGCAGCAGCGTGCTTGCCCGCTACAATCCTTTTACCCATTCCGTTTGCCGTGTAAACAAGACAAAGAATTACGGCATCGAACCGCGTAATGCCGAACAGAGTTTTGCTTTCGAGGTATTGAATGACCCGAACATCAAGCTGGTGGCCCTCACCGGCAAGGCAGGAACGGGTAAGACCCTGTTGGCACTGGCAGCCGCTTTGGGCAAGCTGACGGACTATAAGCAAATCCTGCTGGCGCGTCCTATCGTTGCATTGTCCAATAAAGATATAGGTTTCTTGCCAGGTGATGCCAATGAGAAGGTAGCTCCGTATATGCAGCCGCTGTTTGATAACCTGAATGTAATCAAGCATCAGTTCGCATCTAACTCAAGCGAAGTGAAAAGGTTGGAAGATATGCAGAAAAGCGACCAGCTTGTCATTGAAGCCCTCGCCTTTATCCGCGGGCGCAGCCTGAGCGAGACCTACTGCATCATCGACGAAGCGCAGAACCTTACTCCTCACGAAATAAAAACCATTATAACACGTGCCGGCGAAGGGACGAAGATGGTATTCACGGGCGACATCCAACAGATTGACCAGCCGTATCTGGACAGCCAGTCCAACGGGCTTGTCTATATGATAGACCGCATGAGAGACCAGAACCTGTTTGCCCATGTCAATCTGGTGAAAGGAGAGCGTAGCCAGCTGAGCGAACTGGCAAGTAATTTAATGTAA
- the tpx gene encoding thiol peroxidase yields the protein MATTKFKGQPVKVIGEFIKVGAVAPDFELVKTDLSSFSLKELNGKNVILNIFPSLDTGVCAASVRKFNELAAGLPDTVVLAVSKDLPFAHARFCTTEGIENVIPLSDFRCSDFDENYGVRMADGPLSGLLARAVIVVGKDGKIAYTELVPEITQEPDYEKAIAAVRK from the coding sequence ATGGCTACAACAAAATTTAAGGGACAACCGGTAAAAGTTATCGGTGAGTTTATAAAAGTAGGAGCAGTCGCTCCTGATTTCGAGTTGGTAAAGACGGATTTATCTTCTTTCTCTTTGAAAGAACTGAACGGGAAGAATGTAATTCTTAATATTTTTCCGAGTCTGGATACCGGCGTTTGTGCTGCTTCCGTACGCAAATTCAATGAATTGGCTGCCGGTTTGCCGGATACGGTGGTATTGGCTGTTTCAAAGGACCTGCCTTTTGCACATGCCCGTTTTTGTACGACGGAAGGTATTGAGAACGTAATTCCCTTGTCCGATTTCCGTTGCTCGGATTTTGATGAAAACTATGGCGTGCGTATGGCAGACGGACCGTTAAGCGGTTTGCTGGCGCGGGCGGTGATTGTTGTCGGTAAAGATGGAAAGATTGCCTATACGGAACTCGTACCGGAGATTACGCAAGAGCCGGACTATGAAAAGGCGATTGCGGCAGTTAGGAAATAA
- a CDS encoding YggS family pyridoxal phosphate-dependent enzyme, translating to MSIAENIKQVLSELPDGVRLVAVSKFHPNEAIEEAYSAGQRVFGESKVQEMTAKYESLPKDIEWHFIGHLQTNKIKYIVPYVTLIHGVDSYKLLTEINRQAAKAGRTVNCLLQLHIAQEESKFGFSFDECREMLAGDEWKKLGNVRICGLMGMATNTDNIEQIKAEFRSLNNFFQEAKATWFSNAEWFRELSMGMSHDYHEAIAAGSTLVRVGSKIFGERIY from the coding sequence ATGAGTATTGCAGAAAACATAAAACAAGTACTGAGCGAACTACCTGATGGGGTGCGGCTGGTAGCTGTTTCCAAATTTCACCCCAACGAGGCCATAGAGGAAGCTTATAGCGCAGGGCAGCGTGTGTTCGGAGAAAGCAAGGTGCAGGAAATGACTGCCAAATACGAGAGCCTTCCAAAAGATATCGAATGGCATTTCATCGGACATCTGCAAACGAATAAAATCAAATATATCGTACCCTATGTTACTCTGATTCATGGAGTGGATTCCTACAAACTCCTTACCGAAATCAACAGGCAGGCAGCCAAGGCCGGACGAACCGTAAACTGCCTGCTTCAACTGCACATAGCACAAGAAGAGAGCAAATTCGGTTTCAGCTTCGACGAATGCCGGGAGATGCTTGCAGGCGATGAATGGAAAAAGCTCGGCAATGTCCGGATATGCGGACTTATGGGCATGGCTACGAATACAGACAATATCGAACAAATCAAAGCTGAATTCCGTTCATTAAACAATTTCTTCCAAGAGGCTAAAGCCACCTGGTTTTCCAATGCAGAGTGGTTTCGGGAGCTGTCAATGGGAATGTCCCATGATTATCATGAGGCCATTGCCGCCGGCAGTACCCTGGTACGTGTAGGAAGTAAAATATTTGGAGAAAGAATATATTAA
- a CDS encoding dihydroorotate dehydrogenase-like protein, producing MATLETTFAGLKLKNPIIISSSGLTDSAAKNQKLYEAGAGAIVLKSLFEEQIMMEADWLGDPNMYPEGSDYLVGYIREHKLGEYLNLIKETKKVCDIPVIASINCYQDADWIEFARKIEEAGADALEVNILALQTDIQYAYGSFEQRHIDILSHIRKTVNIPVIMKLGDNLTNPIALIDQLYANGAAAVVMFNRFYQPDIDIEKMAQSAGSVFSTDADLSKSLRWIGIASAAVSKLDYAASGGIHAPEGVVKAILAGASAVEICSALYQNSYAIIEEYVRFLSAWMERKGMENISQFKGMLNVSDLNGINTFERTQFLKYFSARK from the coding sequence ATGGCAACATTAGAAACCACCTTTGCAGGGTTAAAACTTAAAAACCCGATTATTATCAGCAGTTCCGGACTTACCGACAGTGCTGCCAAGAACCAAAAGCTTTACGAAGCCGGAGCAGGAGCCATTGTACTCAAGTCTCTTTTTGAGGAACAAATCATGATGGAAGCCGATTGGCTTGGAGATCCCAATATGTATCCGGAAGGAAGCGATTACCTGGTAGGATACATACGCGAACATAAATTGGGCGAATATTTGAATCTGATTAAAGAAACCAAGAAAGTCTGTGACATTCCTGTCATTGCCAGCATTAACTGCTATCAGGATGCGGACTGGATTGAGTTTGCCAGAAAGATAGAAGAGGCCGGAGCAGATGCTTTGGAAGTCAATATCCTTGCTTTGCAAACCGATATACAATATGCTTACGGTTCTTTTGAACAACGTCATATCGACATCTTGAGCCATATCAGGAAAACAGTCAATATTCCTGTTATCATGAAATTGGGAGACAACCTCACCAATCCGATAGCACTCATCGACCAGCTCTATGCCAATGGTGCGGCGGCAGTAGTAATGTTCAACCGGTTCTACCAGCCGGATATCGATATTGAAAAAATGGCTCAAAGTGCCGGAAGTGTCTTCAGCACAGATGCCGATTTATCCAAATCCTTACGTTGGATAGGTATCGCCTCTGCGGCTGTGAGCAAGCTGGACTATGCGGCATCCGGCGGCATACATGCTCCCGAAGGAGTAGTAAAAGCTATCTTGGCGGGCGCTTCGGCAGTAGAGATATGCAGCGCACTCTATCAGAATTCTTACGCCATCATCGAAGAGTACGTCCGCTTCCTGAGCGCATGGATGGAACGCAAAGGGATGGAGAACATCAGCCAGTTCAAAGGCATGCTGAATGTAAGCGACCTGAACGGTATAAACACTTTCGAACGTACCCAGTTCCTGAAATACTTCTCGGCACGCAAATAA
- a CDS encoding HdeD family acid-resistance protein, which yields MKTIFDELKQEVKNWWVSLILGILYVAVALGLMFFPFNGYAALSILFSISMLVSGLLEIAFAVSNRQRVSSWGWYLAGGVIDMILGLYLVTYPVLSMEVIPFIIAFWLMFRGFSSVGYAMDLKRYGTKEWGWYTAFGILAIVCSLIILWQPTVGAIYAVYMISFAFLIIGFFRIMLSFELKNLHKRSFRNS from the coding sequence ATGAAAACAATTTTTGATGAGCTGAAACAGGAAGTAAAAAACTGGTGGGTTTCACTTATTCTCGGCATCCTGTATGTAGCCGTAGCTCTGGGGCTAATGTTCTTCCCTTTTAACGGATATGCCGCATTGAGTATTTTATTCAGCATCTCGATGCTGGTCAGCGGTTTGCTGGAAATTGCCTTTGCAGTAAGCAACCGCCAAAGGGTATCCAGCTGGGGCTGGTACCTGGCAGGAGGAGTCATTGATATGATTTTGGGACTCTACCTGGTGACTTATCCTGTGCTGAGCATGGAAGTCATTCCGTTTATCATCGCCTTCTGGCTGATGTTCCGGGGATTTTCCTCGGTAGGCTATGCAATGGACTTAAAGAGGTACGGGACAAAAGAGTGGGGCTGGTATACAGCATTCGGCATCCTTGCCATCGTATGCTCGCTTATTATCCTGTGGCAACCGACGGTCGGAGCTATCTACGCCGTTTATATGATTTCGTTTGCATTCCTTATCATAGGATTCTTCCGTATCATGCTCTCTTTCGAACTGAAGAATCTGCACAAACGAAGTTTCCGGAACTCTTAA